A window of the Trichoderma asperellum chromosome 6, complete sequence genome harbors these coding sequences:
- a CDS encoding uncharacterized protein (EggNog:ENOG41), which yields MIGQNGWLEITERSSCNSNKQTPQKKMSILDGIRKIAKDITEVHQSQRMQPVAKGSMELHGAVSLDPREQSLLYCELEFHLTTALNEYISNELEKGHLSPDNLKKISDAWRQRGYPRVVGFRYDLETQLDLVSLHINEFSFHGRRQGNAAEINRLLNEMKMNARNMRVRTYCQLDSTIAKHLIDSQSLFNLINASASQQTALAEIAQFYKLVMN from the exons ATGATCGGCCAGAATGGCTGGCTTGAAATCACAGAGCGCTCTAGTTGTAATAGCAACAAGCAAACGCcacaaaagaagatgagTATTTTAGATGGCATCAGAAAAATTGCCAAAGATATA ACTGAGGTTCACCAAAGCCAACGAATGCAGCCTGTTGCAAAAGGATCAATGGAGCTACATGGGGCTGTTTCACTTGACCCTCGAGAGCAGAGTCTTTTATATTGCGAACTGGAATTCCATCTTACAACGGCTTTAAATGAATATATTAGCAACGAGCTTGAGAAAGGCCATCTCTCTCCTGACAACCTGAAGAAAATCTCAGATGCGTGGCGCCAAAGGGGCTATCCTAGAGTAGTAGGGTTCAGATACGATTTAGAGACACAGCTTGATCTCGTCAGTCTTCATATCAACGAGTTTAGCTTCCATGGCCGTCGACAAGGTAACGCTGCTGAGATCAACCGTTTGCTGAACGAGATGAAAATGAATGCGCGCAACATGCGTGTGCGGACATATTGTCAATTGGACTCGACTATTGCCAAACACCTAATTGACTCGCAGTCACTGTTTAACTTGATTAACGCATCAGCAAGTCAGCAAACCGCCCTTGCAGAAATCGCACAATTCTATAAGCTGGTCATGAACTAA
- a CDS encoding uncharacterized protein (BUSCO:EOG092D0Y58) — MTEYGRIDPFSFAASRDIESPVSIRIIGIDGDERPARYSTLLDKPNVRHIGSNTSPSPELYVTVQVWAGSKALTVPIQTSYKSPRLERRWNEWLRLPISYKSIPVNSRLAITIWDLSPDQGINDVSHATPFGGTTLSLFGDDNQIIRGRQKCYIHRHKHADGTDDTTTPAIVGSNGKGVPQLASYAEELERMESLFKKHEMGEIPRVDWLDQMVFRGFEKKGLHAAKLSTKLRQQDRTANKNDLEKTTDIPNHHGDTPDPYTCVLNVELPRFDFPVVFADHEYDPPPISALQPLSASQMAAQRQPEVHFGPGINAIGESSADIGSRLVMIYDPEVGQRDNPAEAKHRRLFRSSHRHGILDRDLKPNAKVRDELNVIMSYPPTHILTPEEADLVWKFRYHLTKDKRGLAKFVKSVNWNDQSELKQAIQVLSRWTEIDVDDALGMLGPSFDNPTVRSYAVNRLRKADDHELLLYLLQLVQALKYEHMSVDSNEENIQDSPLAQFLIQRAAANFMLGNYFHWYLMVECDDYSPEQDVRNREIYRKVAYEFMTELIKQPEGNEFRKTLLRQAELLAILSRIANDIKLSSESIAKKTDRVKTFFGDPKNELISIDPPLAMPLDPSIKITGIIPDQVTVFKSSLNPIKCTFRTTTGSQYPIIFKLGDDLRQDQLVIQIITLMDQLLQKENLDLKLSPYKILATSTTAGASQFVQSQSLSSIVSKFKNNPALAYLKHHNPDDRQPLGVRQDTLDTYVRSCAGYCVITYILGVGDRHLDNLLLAPDGHFFHADFGYILGRDPKPFAPVMKLSKEMVDCMGGVQSEHYRQFKQYCFLAYTALRKSSNLILNLFSLMIHANIPDIRLEPDKAVLKVRERFHLEMGEEEAILYFERVIEDTLTAFAPVVIDKLHEWAQALRA; from the exons ATGACTGAATATGGCCGGATAGATCCGTTTTCGTTCGCAGCCTCTAGGGATATCGAGTCCCCAGTTAGCATTCGAAT CATTGGCATAGATGGAGACGAGCGTCCTGCCAGGTATTCGACACTCCTCGACAAACCGAACGTCCGCCACATTGGCTCAAATACTAG CCCTTCCCCCGAACTCTACGTTACAGTGCAGGTCTGGGCTGGATCCAAGGCCTTGACGGTGCCGATCCAGACATCATACAAATCTCCTCGTCTGGAGCGAAG ATGGAACGAGTGGTTGCGGTTACCTATTTCATACAAGTCCATCCCGGTTAACTCCCGTCTGGCCATCACTATATGGGATCTTTCGCCAGATCAAGGCATAAATGATGTCTCTCATGCTACTCCTTTCGGAGGCACTACTCTTTCCTTGTTTGGCGACGATAACCAAATCATAAGGGGTCGCCAGAAGTGTTACATTCATAGACATAAGCACGCAGATGGGACCGACGATACGACCACGCCCGCCATCGTCGGAAGCAATGGCAAAGGAGTGCCACAGCTGGCTAGCTATGCGGAAGAGCTAGAGAGAATGGAGAGTCTGTTTAAGAAGCACGAAATGGGCGAGATTCCGCGAGTAGATTGGCTTGACCAGATGGTGTTTAGAGGGTTTGAGAAGAAGGGGCTGCATGCCGCCAAGCTATCAACGAAATTACGCCAGCAGGATCGCACTGCGAATAAAAATGACCTCGAAAAGACGACCGATATTCCAAACCACCATGGCGACACGCCTGATCCTTATACGTGCGTTCTGAACGTGGAGCTGCCGCGATTTGATTTTCCAGTTGTCTTTGCAGATCACGAGTATGATCCTCCCCCAATATCGGCTCTACAGCCTTTATCTGCTTCGCAAATGGCAGCTCAAAGGCAACCCGAAGTTCATTTTGGTCCTGGAATCAACGCCATTGGCGAGAGCTCAGCCGATATTGGGTCACGCCTTGTAATGATCTATGACCCTGAAGTAGGTCAAAGGGATAACCCGGCTGAAGCGAAACACCGCCGCCTTTTCCGAAGTTCTCACCGACATGGCATCCTCGATAGAGATTTAAAACCAAACGCAAAAGTCCGAGATGAACTGAATGTCATCATGTCCTATCCGCCAACACATATTTTAACGCCAGAAGAGGCAGACCTTGTCTGGAAATTTAGATATCATCTAACCAAGGATAAGCGAGGTTTGGCGAAGTTTGTCAAGTCAGTCAATTGGAATGATCAGAGCGAATTGAAGCAAGCAATTCAAGTTTTGAGTCGCTGGACCGAAATCGATGTGGATGATGCACTTGGCATGCTAGGGCCATCTTTCGATAACCCCACTGTTCGATCATATGCCGTCAATCGATTGCGAAAGGCTGATGATCATGAGCTACTGCTGTACTTGCTTCAGCTTGTACAAGCACTTAAATATGAGCACATGTCCGTTGACTCGAACGAAGAAAACATTCAAGATTCACCGCTGGCACAATTCCTGATTCAACGCGCTGCGGCGAATTTCATGCTAGGAAACTATTTCCATTGGTATCTCATGGTTGAGTGCGACGACTATAGCCCTGAGCAAGATGTTCGCAATCGAGAAATATATCGAAAAGTGGCATATGAATTCATGACAGAGCTAATCAAGCAGCCAGAAGGCAACGAGTTTCGGAAGACCCTCCTGAGGCAGGCTGAGCTCCTTGCCATCTTGTCAAGGATTGCAAATGACATCAAGCTATCAAGCGAATCAATCGCCAAAAAAACAGACCGAGTCAAAACGTTTTTTGGAGATCCAAAGAATGAACTCATCAGCATTGATCCACCACTGGCAATGCCACTTGATCCTTCCATCAAAATCACCGGTATTATACCAGATCAAGTCACAGTCTTCAAATCCTCGCTGAATCCAATAAAATGCACGTTCAGAACTACAACAGGAAGTCAGTATCCTATAATCTTCAAGCTCGGTGATGACTTAAGACAAGATCAACTAGTCATTCAAATTATTACCCTGATGGACCAGCTACTTCAGAAGGAAAACCTTGATCTCAAACTATCACCCTATAAAATCCTTGCAACAAGTACTACAGCGGGTGCCTCTCAATTTGTCCAGTCGCAAAGCCTGTCCAGTATTGTCAGCAAATTCAAGAATAACCCAGCCTTGGCTTATCTCAAACATCACAATCCAGACGACCGACAACCCCTTGGCGTGCGTCAAGACACGCTTGATACATATGTTAGATCCTGTGCAGGATACTGTGTAATCACCTATATTCTTGGAGTTGGCGACCGGCATCTTGACAACCTTTTGCTAGCACCAGACGGCCATTTCTTCCATGCTGATTTTGGTTACATCCTTGGTCGGGATCCTAAACCATTCGCCCCTGTCATGAAACTCTCCAAGGAGATGGTAGACTGCATGGGCGGAGTACAGTCAGAACATTACCGACAGTTCAAGCAATATTGCTTTTTAGCCTATACTGCGTTACGAAAATCGTCAAACCTGATTCTCAACTTGTTTAGTCTCATGATTCACGCCAACATTCCGGATATTAGGCTAGAACCAGACAAAGCTGTGCTGAAAGTTAGAGAGAGGTTTCATCTTgagatgggagaagaagaagcgattCTTTACTTTGAAAGAGTAATTGAGGATACATTAACGGCTTTTGCGCCTGTTGTTATTGATAAATTGCATGAGTGGGCACAGGCTCTTAGGGCTTAA
- the KGD1 gene encoding 2-oxoglutarate dehydrogenase E1 component (BUSCO:EOG092D09N2): protein MWRNSLLRGVQSARLASRTTRLAAVRKPLPLTTRRLYAATTAPNATYSAPDPSDNFLSGSTANYIDEMYMQWKQDPKSVHVSWQVYFKNMESGDMPISQAFQPPPNLVPNMTGGVPRLSGGLTLEDGSDVTNHLKVQLLVRAFQARGHHKANIDPLGIRNTSAGFGNIKPKELTLEHYGFTEKDLDTEYTLGPGILPRFKRDGRDKMTLREIIAACEKIYSGSYGVEFIHIPDREKCDWLRERLEVPQPFKYSIDEKRRVLDRLIWSSSFESFLATKYPNDKRFGLEGCETLVPGMKALIDRSVDYGVKDIVIGMPHRGRLNVLSNVVRKPNESIFSEFAGTLTAGDEGSGDVKYHLGMNFERPTPSGKRVQLSLVANPSHLEAEDPVVLGKTRAIQHYNNDEKDHKTAMSVLLHGDAAFAAQGVVYECLGFHSLPAFSTGGTIHLVVNNQIGFTTDPRFARSTAYCTDIAKAIDAPVFHVNADDVEAVNFVCQLAADWRAEFQHDVVIDLICYRKHGHNETDQPSFTQPLMYKRIQEKVPQIDVYVNKLLQEGTFTKEDIEEHKQWVWGMLEESFSKSKDYQPTSKEWTTSAWNGFKSPKELATEILPHNDTSVDKATLNHIGEIIGSAPEGFQIHRNLKRILNNRTKTVTEGTNIDFPTAEALAFGTLVTEGYHVRVSGQDVERGTFSQRHAVFHDQETEETYTPLQHISKDQGKFVISNSSLSEFGALGFEYGYSLSSPNALVMWEAQFGDFANNAQCIIDQFIASGEVKWMQRTGLIMSLPHGYDGQGPEHSSGRLERYLQLCNEDPRVFPSEDKLPRQHQDCNMQIVYMTTPANLFHVLRRQMHRQFRKPLIIFFSKSLLRHPLSRSNIEDFTGPNAGFQWIIPDPEHQTGAIKAPEEIDRVILCTGQVWASLHKHRADNKIDNVALTRIEQLNPFPWQQLKENLDMYPNAKTIVWAQEEPLNAGAWSFTQPRIETLLNQTQYHDRKHVMYAGRNPSASVATGLKNTHKQEEQELLEMAFTVTQDKLKGE, encoded by the exons ATGTGGAGAAATTCTCTGCTGAGGGGTGTCCAGAGCGCCCGCCTGGCatcgaggacgacgaggctTGCTGCTGTCCGCAAGCCTCTGCCCTTGACCACCAGGCGACTGTACGCCGCGACCACCGCTCCCAATGCCACCTATTCGGCCCCCGACCCGAGTGACAACTTCCTCTCTGGAAGCACTGCCAACTACATTGATGAAATGTACATGCAGTGGAAACAGGATCCCAAGAGCGTCCACGTATCATGGCAGGTCTACTTCAAGAACATGGAGAGCGGCGACATGCCCATCTCCCAGGCCTTCCAGCCTCCCCCGAACCTCGTTCCCAACATGACTGGCGGCGTCCCTCGCCTGTCCGGTGGCCTCACCCTTGAGGATGGCTCCGACGTCACAAACCACCTGAAAGTCCAGCTGTTGGTGCGCGCATTTCAAGCCCGCGGTCACCACAAGGCCAATATTGATCCTCTCGGCATCCGCAACACCTCTGCCGGCTTTGGTAACATCAAGCCTAAGGAATTGACGCTCGAACACTATGGCTTCACCGAAAAGGATCTCGACACCGAATACACTCTTGGCCCTGGCATCCTGCCCAGATTTAAACGGGACGGTCGTGATAAGATGACTCTCCGTGAGATCATCGCCGCCTGCGAAAAGATCTACTCCGGCTCTTATGGTGTTGAATTTATTCACATCCCTGATCGCGAGAAGTGTGACTGGCTGCGCGAGCGCCTCGAGGTCCCCCAACCATTCAAGTACTCCATCGATGAGAAGCGCCGCGTCCTGGATCGATTGATTTGGAGCTCTAGCTTCGAATCTTTCCTTGCGACTAAATACCCTAACGACAAGCGATTTGGTCTTGAGGGCTGCGAGACCCTTGTTCCCGGTATGAAGGCTCTTATCGATCGCAGTGTCGATTACGGTGTCAAGGATATCGTCATCGGCATGCCTCACCGTGGTAGACTGAACGTTTTGAGCAACGTCGTCCGAAAGCCAAACGAATCAATCTTCAGCGAGTTTGCTGGAACTCTGACTGCTGGAGACGAAGGCTCCGGCGACGTCAAGTATCATCTGGGTATGAACTTCGAGCGACCCACTCCTTCTGGCAAGCGGGTGCAGCTCTCACTTGTTGCCAACCCCTCCCACTTGGAAGCCGAAGATCCTGTTGTCCTGGGCAAGACCCGTGCCATTCAGCACTACAACAATGATGAGAAGGACCACAAGACCGCCATGAGCGTCTTGTTGCATGGAGACGCTGCTTTTGCCGCTCAAGGTGTTGTGTATGAATGTCTTGGATTCCACTCGCTGCCCGCCTTCTCCACCGGAGGCACCATTCACCTCGTTGTTAACAACCAGATCGGTTTCACCACCGATCCTCGTTTCGCACGCTCAACAGCCTACTGCACGGATATTGCTAAGGCTATCGACGCTCCGGTTTTCCACGTCAATGCTGACGACGTCGAAGCCGTCAACTTTGTCTGCCAGTTGGCTGCTGATTGGCGAGCTGAGTTCCAGCACGATGTGGTTATTGACTTAATCTGCTACCGCAAGCACGGCCACAACGAGACAGACCAGCCTTCATTTACCCAGCCTCTCATGTATAAGCGCATTCAGGAGAAGGTCCCTCAAATCGACGTCTACGTCAACAAGTTGCTACAGGAAGGTACCTTCACGAAAGAAGACATTGAGGAACACAAGCAGTGGGTTTGGGGTATGCTTGAAGAGAGCTTTTCTAAGTCTAAGGACTACCAGCCTACGTCTAAGGAGTGGACTACATCGGCTTGGAACGGCTTCAAGTCGCCCAAGGAGCTCGCTACGGAAATCCTTCCCCATAACGATACCAGCGTTGACAAGGCGACATTGAACCATATCGGTGAAATTATTGGATCTGCCCCAGAGGGCTTCCAGATCCACCGCAACCTGAAGCGAATCCTGAACAACCGAACAAAGACCGTCACTGAGGGCACCAACATTGACTTCCCCACCGCTGAAGCTCTTGCGTTCGGCACTCTCGTTACGGAGGGCTACCATGTGAGAGTCTCCGGTCAAGATGTTGAGCGTGGTACTTTCTCACAGCGCCATGCTGTTTTCCACGACCAAGAGACCGAAGAGACGTACACTCCTCTGCAGCACATTAGCAAGGATCAAGGAAAGTTTGTCATCTCCAACTCGTCTCTTAGCGAATTCGGAGCCTTGGGTTTCGAGTATGGCTACTCATTGTCATCGCCCAATGCGCTTGTGATGTGGGAGGCCCAGTTTGGTGACTTTGCCAACAACGCTCAATGCATCATTGATCAGTTTATTGCGTCTGGAGAAGTCAAGTGGATGCAAAGGACCGGCTTGATCATGTCTCTGCCTCACGGATATGACGGCCAGGGCCCAGAGCACTCTTCTGGTCGTCTGGAGCGTTACCTGCAGCTGTGCAATGAAGATCCTCGCGTTTTCCCATCCGAGGATAAGCTTCCCCGCCAGCACCAGGATTGCAACATGCAGATCGTCTACATGACCACCCCTGCTAACCTGTTCCACGTTCTGCGTCGACAAATGCACCGCCAGTTCAGAAAAC ccctcatcatcttcttctccaagtcATTGCTTCGTCACCCTCTTTCAAGATCAAACATTGAGGATTTCACTGGCCCCAACGCTGGGTTCCAGTGGATTATCCCCGATCCTGAGCACCAGACTGGGGCTATCAAGGCTCCTGAAGAGATTGACCGAGTCATTCTTTGCACAGGTCAGGTTTGGGCCAGTCTGCACAAGCACCGCGCTGATAACAAGATTGACAACGTCGCCTTGACCCGTATCGAGCAGCTGAATCCCTTcccttggcagcagctgaaggagAACCTAGACATGTATCCTAATGCCAAGACTATTGTTTGGGCACAGGAAGAGCCTCTCAATGCCGGAGCCTGGAGCTTCACACAGCCGCGAATTGAGACTCTGCTGAACCAGACCCAATACCACGACCGCAAGCACGTTATGTATGCTGGCCGTAACCCCTCTGCCTCTGTGGCAACTGGTTTGAAGAACACACACAAGCAGGAAGAGCAGGAGCTCTTGGAGATGGCATTCACTGTCACCCAGGACAAGCTTAAGGGCGAGTAA
- the ATG18 gene encoding autophagy protein, with protein sequence MATPTLNFITFNQDHSCLAVGTSKGFGIYHTDPFSRIFSSDDGNIAIIEMLFSTSLVALILSPRHLIIQNTKRASVICELTFPSAVLAVRLNRKRLAVVLEEEIYLYDISNMSLLYTIPTSPNPSAICALSASSENCYIAYPLPKPREESDNRRPSHAPPQSAYVAPTSGEVLMFDTLTLKAVNVVEAHRSPLSCISLNSEGTMLATASETGTIIRIFSVPRGQKLYQFRRGTYPSTIYSMSFNLSSTLLCVSSASDTVHIFRLSSPPGHTTPAGAPIEALGSPRQDRWSRGRSHDGADSPSNSATESPKSETAEPAGNGTTPDSSAQPVNRKQSGSFSSMLRRSSQIMGRGVAGVVGSYLPQSVTEMWEPLRDFAYIKIPKTTGLGAGARLPGQGSNPLRSVVAMSSSSPQVMVVTSDGGFYVYNIDMEHGGEGYLVKQFSVLEGDSKSDPSAYTG encoded by the exons ATGGCAACCCCAACGCTTAACTTCATCACCTTTAACCAAGACCATAGCTGCCTTGCTGTTG GCACCTCCAAAGGCTTCGGCATCTATCACACGGACCCGTTCTCGCGTATATTCAGCAGCGATGACGGAAACATTGCGATTATCGAAATGTTGTTTTCGACGTCTTTGGTCGCCCTGATTCTCTCTCCCCGCCATCTTATTATACAAAACACCAAG AGAGCTTCGGTCATATGCGAACTGACCTTCCCATCCGCCGTATTGGCCGTACGACTGAATCGCAAGCGATTAGCCGTTGTgctcgaagaagagatttATTTATACGACATAAGCAACATGAGCCTCCTCTACACCATCCCTACCTCGCCGAACCCGTCTGCCATATGCGCCCTGTCGGCGTCCTCCGAGAATTGTTACATCGCATATCCGCTCCCTAAACCGAGGGAAGAGTCAGACAATAGGCGACCCTCCCACGCTCCGCCGCAGTCCGCATACGTTGCCCCCACGTCTGGAGAAGTTCTCATGTTCGATACATTGACGCTCAAGGCTGTTAATGTTGTGGAAGCTCATCGCTCGCCGTTATCTTGCATCAGTCTCAACAGCGAAGGAACGATGCTGGCAACTGCAAGTGAGACCGGCACTATCATTCGAATATTTTCGGTGCCCCGGGGCCAGAAGCTCTATCAGTTCCGCCGTGGGACATATCCGTCTACAATTTATAGCATGTCGTTTAATCTCAGTTCGACACTACTATGCGTTTCCTCTGCATCAGACACTGTACATATATTTCGTCTCAGCTCTCCTCCAGGCCATACCACTCCAGCTGGTGCCCCAATCGAGGCTCTGGGTTCTCCAAGACAAGATCGGTGGTCTCGAGGACGAAGTCACGATGGGGCGGATTCGCCAAGTAATAGTGCAACAGAATCTCCAAAGAGTGAAACCGCAGAGCCCGCAGGTAATGGCACTACGCCGGATTCCAGTGCTCAGCCGGTAAATCGCAAGCAAAGCGGCTCTTTCAGCAGTATGCTACGACGCTCATCCCAAATTATGGGTCGAGGTGTTGCTGGCGTGGTTGGCTCATATCTCCCACAATCAGTTACTGAGATGTGGGAACCGCTGCGAGATTTCGCTTACATCAAAATTCCCAAAACTACCGGGCTCGGTGCTGGAGCTCGTCTACCGGGGCAAGGCTCCAATCCACTTCGCAGCGTAGTTGcgatgagcagcagcagcccccaGGTTATGGTGGTGACAAGTGACGGAGGTTTTTACGTCTATAATATCGATATGGAGCATGGCGGAGAAGGTTACCTGGTTAAACAATTCTC AGTTCTTGAAGGAGATAGCAAAAGTGACCCTTCAGCCTACACAGGCTAA
- a CDS encoding uncharacterized protein (EggNog:ENOG41) — MVGPMDVVKCIWLPQRDEMRVILQKYIVDISLFYHIVHVPSLQSLVEDIYAGLEANVRVDVGGVLLLLSICASTTYAWSPPDDIRCLFANSAEANGQSTFWIKQALDVIGHSQKTAHASLECIQGLIILFFVFCNHESVSFRARNVFMYAISMATELLLHRIDDPTASSMPTLVRMSEAKKEIGRRVWWFMVATDWTLAQFSCPQEGVYLIHKHQMAVNKPRNTNDEDVIEGVDIIDRPETEATCMSYFVQRIRLAEVCRALLDRTPLGTQASESIAYQDILDVDAKLNKFIQNAPSFFSVNYPGLDELPATDIRRSLFITAQRYMLNLLVHRQLCKIHLPYLAQGTIDPAYAYSRDACLRSARIVFELDHQLQNENLPFFRSRLRLSMVLRSVFLASIALVLNACLTGDAEDTTEGEDEVAGAWKILHEVQDQFPPAAKLLELSIKILRKYKIKHRALDLLQQQVSGIAPYNNSFPMTPESANQEIRMSSVQQNIGTETENVLLEQHWQMLEGKMDLNTIDWDKLFWGIDAPFI; from the exons ATGGTAGGACCAATGGACGTCGTGAAGTGCATCTGGCTGCCGCAGCGAGATGAGATGCGCGTTATACTCCAGAAGTATATAGTTGATATTTCCTTGTTTTACCACATTGTCCATGTCCCCTCACTCCAGAGCCTCGTTGAAGATATCTACGCTGGCCTGGAAGCAAACGTCCGCGTTGATGTTGGCGGCGTGCTGTTACTTCTGAGTATATGTGCGAGCACAACGTATGCGTGGTCGCCTCCCGACGATATCAGATGTTTATTCGCAAATTCAGCCGAGGCGAACGGTCAGTCGACATTTTGGATCAAGCAAGCTCTGGATGTCATCGGCCATTCTCAAAAAACAGCCCACGCATCGCTAGAGTGCATCCAGGggctcatcatcctcttttttgtcttttgtaaTCACGAGAGCGTCTCATTTCGTGCCCGTAATGTCTTTATGTACGCCATTTCAATGGCCACAGAGCTATTGTTACATCGTATCGATGACCCTACCGCCAGCTCAATGCCGACGCTTGTTCGAATGAGTGAggcaaaaaaggaaatcgGTAGAAGGGTCTGGTGGTTTATGGTTGCAACTGACTG GACGCTTGCTCAATTCAGTTGTCCACAAGAAGGGGTTTATCTTATCCACAAACACCAGATGGCAGTAAACAAGCCACGGAACACAAACGACGAAGACGTAATTGAAGGAGTAGATATCATCGACAGACCAGAAACTGAGGCGACTTGTATGTCGTATTTCGTCCAGCGCATCCGCTTAGCAGAAGTTTGTCGGGCTTTGCTAGACCGCACGCCTCTGGGTACACAGGCTTCCGAGTCTATAGCATACCAGGACATACTAGATGTCGACGCAAAGCTTAACAAGTTCATCCAGAATGCACCGAGCTTCTTTTCGGTCAACTACCCTGGCTTGGATGAACTTCCTGCCACAGATATTCGACGCTCACTATTTATTACTGCACAGCGCTATATGTTGAATCTACTAGTTCACCGCCAGCTGTGTAAGATTCATCTCCCATATTTAGCTCAGGGGACCATCGATCCGGCGTACGCATATTCACGCGATGCCTGCCTGAGGTCAGCCAGAATAGTTTTTGAGCTCGATCATCAGCTACAAAACGAAAATTTGCCGTTCTTTAGATCTCGTCTGAGATTATCGATGGTGCTGCGGAGTGTATTCCTGGCTAGCATTGCACTCGTGCTGAATGCTTGTCTCACAGGTGATGCAGAGGACACTacagaaggagaggatgagGTGGCCGGGGCATGGAAAATTCTGCACGAAGTCCAAGACCAGTTCCCTCCAGCAGCGAAATTATTAGAGCTATCTATTAAGATTCTTCGGAAGTACAAGATCAAGCACCGCGCTCTGGATCTTTTGCAACAACAAGTCTCGGGGATAGCTCCCTACAACAATTCATTTCCAATGACACCAGAATCGGCGAACCAAGAGATCCGTATGAGTTCGGTGCAACAAAATATCGGCACAGAAACGGAGAATGTACTGCTTGAGCAGCATTGGCAGATGCTGGAAGGAAAGATGGACTTGAATACAATAGATTGGGATAAGTTGTTCTGGGGTATCGACGCACCATTTATTTAA